A genomic segment from Thermostichus lividus PCC 6715 encodes:
- a CDS encoding exopolysaccharide biosynthesis protein, producing MARLSADLEQAFLMGADSPVTGAVLTQQQVTLADILQLAGERTFGFLLVVLSLPSALPIPAPGYSTPFGIVLLILGVQLMLGATAPWLPPRLLARTMPRSHAQNILRRALPWLRRIELISRPRLRLICTSRGGRLLLGAAVSLMAISMILPIPGTNTLPAMGIFITGFGLLDDDGLISLAGLVVCLMGLAVTTSILVALMWGGSSLLDLLKGAI from the coding sequence ATGGCCAGACTCTCTGCGGATTTAGAGCAAGCCTTTTTAATGGGTGCTGATTCACCTGTCACCGGTGCCGTTCTTACCCAGCAGCAGGTAACCCTTGCCGATATTTTGCAGCTCGCGGGGGAGCGCACCTTTGGTTTTTTACTGGTGGTGTTATCGTTACCGTCGGCATTGCCCATTCCTGCTCCCGGTTATTCCACCCCTTTTGGCATTGTTCTGCTCATCTTGGGGGTGCAGCTCATGCTAGGGGCGACCGCCCCATGGCTGCCACCGAGGCTGTTAGCGCGAACGATGCCCCGCAGCCATGCCCAAAACATCCTTCGCCGTGCGCTGCCGTGGTTGCGGCGAATTGAGTTGATCTCGCGACCGCGCCTGCGCCTCATCTGCACAAGCCGTGGCGGTCGGCTGCTCTTGGGGGCTGCTGTTTCCCTGATGGCCATCTCGATGATTTTACCGATTCCGGGCACCAACACGTTGCCAGCGATGGGTATCTTCATTACTGGGTTTGGTTTACTGGATGACGATGGCCTGATTAGCTTGGCAGGGCTGGTGGTGTGCCTGATGGGTCTGGCGGTGACAACCTCTATTCTGGTGGCGCTGATGTGGGGCGGTAGCAGCTTATTGGATCTACTTAAAGGGGCAATCTAG
- the glgP gene encoding alpha-glucan family phosphorylase codes for MKPIRTFNVSPCLPERLEQLRSLAYNLYWTWNTEAIALFRRLDPQLWEQTNHNPVRLLGQIRQDRLLEAAADNGFLAQMERALAQFQEYCHPEQTWYQRVRGTTTKECIAYFSLEFGLSECLPIYSGGLGVLAGDHLKSASDLGLPLVGVGLLYQKGYFSQYLSAEGWQQERYPINDFYNLPLTLVTHPSGAEIRIVVPYPNRDVHARVWRLQVGRVPLYLLDTNIPVNSAYDQDITDYLYGGDVDLRIHQEMLLGIGGVKLLQALDLRPTVYHMNEGHSAFLSLERIRQLMSEAHLSYDEALQVVQASQVFTTHTPVPAGIDLFPADKITYYVGHYIEAFNLSQQEFLSLGRMNPGAFQEPFSMANLAIHTASFVNGVSALHGEVSRQMFQGLWPNLPPTEVPITSITNGVHARSWVSEPLQYLLDIYLGPQWSEAAITDALWQRVDSIPDEELWRIHEICRYQLVMFVRSRLQRMLQSRSATAAELAQAAEALDPTALTIGFARRFATYKRATLFLRDVERLRRILLGSVPIKSSGKQHRPIVQFVIAGKAHPNDNPGKELIQEIIHFTRQEGMHHHIAFVPDYDMHVAKMMVAGCDVWLNTPLRPQEASGTSGMKAAMNGLPNLSILDGWWDEADYVKTGWAIGHGENYGDRHYQDQVEANALYERLERDVIPLFYERDENDIPRRWVQKIKAALSLNTPQFNTARMVRDYAHRAYFAASDRHFVLRENNYGAAKELAQWKERVLEHWYTIQILGVETSREHTLTVGEVLEVKAAIALGALEPRDVQVTLFQGRVNEAGLLEEACPTLMTLVRTTSDGRSIYTAQVSYESSGYQGIALQLLPRHAYLSHPYEMGLVLWA; via the coding sequence ATGAAGCCCATCCGCACGTTTAATGTCAGCCCCTGCTTACCCGAACGACTGGAACAACTGCGCAGCCTAGCCTATAACCTCTACTGGACGTGGAATACCGAGGCGATCGCCCTGTTCCGCCGCCTCGACCCTCAGCTATGGGAGCAGACCAACCATAATCCGGTGCGGTTACTAGGCCAGATTCGCCAAGACCGCTTACTAGAAGCAGCAGCAGATAACGGGTTTTTAGCCCAAATGGAACGCGCCTTGGCGCAATTTCAGGAGTACTGCCATCCTGAACAAACGTGGTATCAACGGGTGCGCGGCACAACAACCAAAGAGTGTATTGCCTATTTTTCCCTTGAATTTGGCCTGAGTGAATGCCTGCCCATCTACTCCGGTGGCTTGGGGGTGCTGGCGGGAGATCACCTCAAGTCTGCCAGTGACTTAGGCTTACCCCTTGTGGGGGTGGGGCTACTGTACCAAAAAGGGTATTTTTCGCAGTACCTGAGTGCAGAGGGGTGGCAACAAGAGCGTTACCCCATCAACGACTTTTACAACCTGCCCTTAACCCTCGTTACCCATCCCAGCGGGGCTGAAATCCGTATTGTTGTGCCCTACCCGAATCGGGATGTCCACGCCCGAGTCTGGAGGCTTCAGGTAGGGCGAGTGCCCCTCTATTTGCTGGATACGAATATTCCCGTTAATAGTGCCTACGACCAAGACATTACCGACTACCTCTACGGCGGCGATGTGGATCTGCGAATTCACCAAGAAATGTTACTGGGGATTGGGGGGGTAAAGCTATTGCAGGCCTTAGACCTGCGACCCACTGTCTATCACATGAATGAAGGGCACTCGGCGTTTCTCTCCCTTGAACGCATTCGCCAACTCATGAGTGAAGCGCACCTGAGTTACGATGAAGCACTACAGGTGGTGCAGGCGAGTCAGGTGTTTACGACCCATACCCCTGTTCCCGCCGGCATTGACCTGTTTCCCGCCGATAAAATTACCTACTACGTTGGGCACTACATCGAAGCCTTTAACCTCTCTCAGCAAGAGTTTCTGTCCCTTGGGCGCATGAATCCGGGCGCGTTTCAGGAGCCATTTAGTATGGCGAATTTGGCCATTCATACCGCCAGCTTTGTCAATGGGGTGAGTGCCTTGCACGGCGAGGTATCGCGGCAAATGTTTCAAGGGCTATGGCCCAATTTACCCCCCACAGAAGTACCAATTACCTCCATTACCAATGGGGTTCATGCCCGCAGTTGGGTGTCTGAACCGTTGCAGTACCTCCTCGATATTTACCTCGGGCCACAGTGGTCTGAAGCTGCCATCACCGATGCCCTTTGGCAGCGGGTGGATAGCATTCCCGATGAAGAACTGTGGCGGATTCATGAAATTTGCCGCTATCAACTCGTGATGTTTGTGCGATCGCGCCTGCAACGGATGCTTCAGTCCCGGAGTGCCACAGCAGCAGAGCTAGCGCAAGCAGCAGAGGCACTGGATCCCACGGCTTTGACCATTGGCTTTGCCCGTCGCTTTGCGACCTACAAGCGGGCGACTCTGTTTTTGCGAGATGTAGAGCGGCTACGGCGCATTTTACTGGGGTCAGTGCCTATCAAAAGTAGTGGCAAGCAACACCGCCCGATTGTTCAGTTTGTTATTGCCGGCAAAGCACATCCCAACGATAACCCCGGCAAAGAACTCATCCAAGAAATTATTCACTTTACCCGCCAAGAGGGGATGCACCACCACATTGCCTTTGTCCCAGACTACGATATGCACGTTGCCAAGATGATGGTGGCTGGGTGTGATGTGTGGCTGAATACCCCCCTGCGGCCTCAAGAGGCATCGGGTACCAGTGGGATGAAGGCAGCGATGAACGGCTTGCCGAACCTCAGTATTTTGGATGGTTGGTGGGATGAAGCTGATTACGTGAAGACGGGATGGGCGATTGGTCACGGCGAAAACTACGGCGATCGCCACTATCAAGATCAGGTAGAAGCCAATGCCCTTTACGAGCGCCTTGAGCGGGATGTCATTCCCCTGTTTTACGAACGCGACGAAAACGATATTCCCCGCCGCTGGGTACAAAAAATTAAGGCTGCCCTCTCATTAAATACACCGCAATTTAATACGGCACGGATGGTGCGCGACTACGCCCATCGGGCATACTTTGCAGCGAGCGATCGCCATTTTGTCTTGCGGGAAAACAACTATGGGGCTGCCAAGGAACTGGCGCAATGGAAGGAGCGAGTGCTTGAGCACTGGTACACCATTCAAATTCTTGGGGTAGAAACCTCGCGGGAGCACACCCTCACCGTCGGCGAAGTGCTTGAGGTCAAAGCTGCGATTGCCCTTGGCGCGCTGGAACCAAGGGATGTGCAAGTAACGCTCTTTCAAGGACGGGTCAATGAAGCGGGGCTACTGGAGGAGGCGTGCCCAACCTTGATGACCTTGGTGAGAACCACCAGTGACGGTCGTAGCATCTATACAGCGCAAGTGAGCTATGAGAGTAGTGGCTATCAGGGGATTGCACTGCAATTACTGCCTCGCCATGCCTACCTCAGTCACCCCTACGAGATGGGTCTGGTGCTCTGGGCTTGA
- a CDS encoding DJ-1/PfpI family protein translates to MDGKRILMLVGDYVEDYEVMVPFQALQMVGHTVHAVCPNKVAGDSVRTAVHDFEGDQTYSEKRGHNFTLNATFADVDPSTYDALVVPGGRAPEYLRLNSRVIEITQHFGHTQKPIAAICHGLQLLATAGVLEGKTCTAYPACGPEVTKAGGTYTEVAVDAVVVDGNLVTAPAWPAHPQWLAAFLALLGTTINHRALTRV, encoded by the coding sequence ATGGATGGCAAACGGATTCTCATGCTTGTGGGTGATTATGTCGAAGACTATGAGGTGATGGTGCCTTTCCAAGCACTACAGATGGTTGGCCATACCGTTCATGCTGTCTGTCCCAATAAAGTTGCGGGGGACAGCGTCCGGACAGCTGTTCACGATTTTGAAGGGGATCAAACCTATAGTGAAAAGCGGGGGCATAATTTTACCCTCAATGCCACGTTTGCAGATGTTGACCCCAGTACCTACGATGCGTTAGTGGTTCCGGGGGGGCGTGCCCCGGAATATCTGCGGCTCAATTCACGGGTGATTGAGATCACTCAACATTTTGGCCACACGCAAAAACCCATTGCCGCTATTTGCCATGGGCTGCAACTGTTGGCCACCGCTGGGGTGCTTGAGGGCAAAACCTGTACCGCCTATCCTGCCTGCGGCCCTGAGGTTACCAAGGCAGGGGGCACCTATACCGAAGTTGCCGTGGATGCGGTGGTGGTGGATGGCAATTTAGTGACGGCTCCAGCATGGCCTGCCCACCCTCAATGGCTGGCAGCCTTCCTAGCGCTCTTGGGCACAACGATTAACCACCGTGCCTTGACTAGGGTTTAG
- a CDS encoding DNA double-strand break repair nuclease NurA — translation MLDLTKVAMQMGQVGQVIRQGAIASQQKQAHALDIFAAMAGQLDHYRHLLATWREHLAFAVAEPSEPLTTVHTVSPASLPYGVIAADGSQIAPSHHEIAYCYLINIGRVAITYGSQRRPQLNSLPQLVYDPAELGRSRSWGITTEDWLRYRRTQAEMLALAELATDPETPTLALVDGSLIFWYWSTLAPAARDILLAPILEAWQQLRERRIPLVGYISASRSHETLNFLRLGVCPYPEPNCAEHCTNQRERLPCQTFDPLRDTLLWHARLAPQQYSPLWRSYSPILEHYGDHAIYCCYLHAGSEVVRLEVPQWVAKETDLLAQAISLTASQIQKGHGYPVALAEAHNLAVVRSSDRQRFFALLERELIKAGQWHVAPSPKEQRKRQSIV, via the coding sequence ATGCTCGATCTCACCAAAGTGGCAATGCAAATGGGGCAGGTGGGTCAGGTCATTCGCCAAGGGGCGATCGCCAGCCAACAGAAACAGGCACACGCCCTTGATATTTTTGCCGCGATGGCTGGGCAACTCGACCATTATCGACACCTCTTAGCCACGTGGCGTGAGCACCTCGCCTTTGCGGTTGCGGAACCCAGCGAACCCCTCACTACTGTGCACACCGTCTCCCCAGCCAGTCTTCCCTACGGTGTTATTGCTGCCGATGGTTCACAAATTGCCCCCAGCCACCACGAAATTGCCTACTGTTACCTGATTAATATTGGCCGAGTTGCCATCACCTACGGTTCTCAGCGCCGCCCACAGTTAAATAGTCTGCCGCAGTTGGTCTATGACCCTGCGGAGCTGGGGCGATCGCGATCGTGGGGCATTACCACCGAAGACTGGCTGCGTTACCGCCGCACCCAAGCTGAAATGCTGGCGCTAGCTGAGTTGGCCACCGATCCTGAGACCCCCACCCTTGCCCTAGTGGATGGCTCATTAATCTTTTGGTATTGGAGCACCCTCGCTCCTGCTGCCCGCGACATCCTCTTAGCCCCCATTCTCGAGGCGTGGCAACAGCTACGGGAGCGGCGGATTCCCTTAGTGGGGTATATCAGTGCCTCGCGCAGCCATGAAACCCTGAATTTTCTGCGCTTGGGGGTATGCCCCTATCCTGAGCCGAATTGTGCAGAGCATTGCACCAACCAGAGAGAGCGGCTACCCTGCCAGACCTTTGACCCCTTGCGCGACACACTCCTGTGGCACGCCCGGCTTGCACCGCAGCAGTACAGCCCCCTTTGGCGCAGTTACAGCCCTATTTTGGAGCACTACGGTGATCATGCTATTTACTGTTGCTACCTCCACGCAGGCAGTGAAGTGGTGCGCCTAGAGGTTCCGCAGTGGGTGGCCAAGGAGACCGATCTGCTTGCGCAGGCCATCAGCCTGACTGCCTCCCAAATTCAAAAGGGACACGGCTACCCAGTGGCGTTGGCGGAGGCGCACAATTTAGCGGTAGTGCGCAGCAGCGATCGCCAACGCTTTTTTGCTTTACTAGAACGGGAACTTATCAAGGCAGGGCAGTGGCATGTGGCTCCTTCCCCCAAGGAACAGCGCAAGCGCCAGAGTATTGTCTAA
- the lnt gene encoding apolipoprotein N-acyltransferase, which produces MQWALPPVGWGWLAFGAVAPLWWVCQMQRAGLPAVLAGLWWGLGFYGSSLVWVWDLHPLTWIGIDPLPSWLISRGIWLFLTLWGATLSIVWAALMARYVCGHGLWPELLAGVTLWCGLEALWSYSPLWWISVSLSQSPHGLVQLSRLAGPTTLTAVVLAVNGLIVLALRYHRRYWRYGVVFLGSALLLNVALAAAVPADHSEGLRVGIIQGNIPTREKLTPEGIRRAWQDYTRGYQDLAATGVEAVLTPEGALPILWQPEQVNRLSTAVQQAGVPLWLGTFMATTDGHYQVLLTLDQHGQVYSRYNKVNLVLLGEYIPDWLSGVVQRLSTLRSRLIPGNPDQVFRTPWGNAVVLICFESAFSHRSRAQVQTGGEFILSVANNDPYRQQLMAQHHAHDVLRAVEGDRWLVRATNTGLSAVIDPTGTTRWLSDPDRFVIHAETIYRRQSVTLYTRFGDWLLPLLAVATGTSYSSRAFRPRG; this is translated from the coding sequence ATGCAGTGGGCGCTGCCACCCGTAGGTTGGGGATGGCTGGCCTTTGGCGCGGTAGCCCCCCTGTGGTGGGTCTGCCAGATGCAGCGAGCCGGGCTACCGGCAGTGCTCGCTGGCCTCTGGTGGGGGCTAGGGTTTTACGGCAGTAGCCTAGTATGGGTGTGGGATCTGCACCCCTTGACCTGGATTGGCATTGATCCGCTGCCGAGTTGGCTCATTTCCCGAGGCATTTGGCTGTTTCTAACCCTCTGGGGAGCCACTCTTAGTATCGTCTGGGCAGCGTTGATGGCACGGTATGTCTGTGGCCATGGCCTTTGGCCAGAACTCTTGGCGGGGGTGACCCTCTGGTGTGGCCTAGAAGCCCTGTGGAGCTATTCCCCCCTATGGTGGATTAGTGTATCCCTCAGCCAAAGCCCCCACGGATTAGTGCAGTTGAGCCGCTTGGCGGGGCCAACCACCCTCACAGCGGTGGTGTTAGCGGTGAATGGCCTGATCGTTTTAGCATTACGGTATCACCGTCGTTACTGGCGCTATGGCGTGGTGTTCCTAGGAAGTGCGCTATTGCTCAACGTTGCTCTGGCGGCGGCGGTGCCCGCCGATCACAGCGAGGGGTTGCGCGTGGGTATCATTCAAGGGAACATTCCCACCCGAGAAAAATTAACCCCTGAGGGAATTCGCCGCGCTTGGCAGGACTATACTCGCGGTTATCAGGACTTGGCGGCCACTGGGGTTGAGGCAGTCCTGACTCCGGAAGGGGCATTGCCGATTCTCTGGCAACCCGAACAGGTAAATCGACTGAGCACCGCTGTGCAACAGGCCGGGGTTCCCCTGTGGCTGGGGACGTTTATGGCCACGACGGACGGGCATTATCAGGTACTGTTGACCCTTGATCAGCACGGCCAAGTCTATAGCCGCTACAACAAAGTGAACTTAGTCCTGTTGGGGGAGTATATTCCCGATTGGTTATCGGGGGTGGTGCAGCGTCTGTCCACGCTGCGATCGCGCCTCATTCCCGGTAACCCCGACCAAGTGTTTAGAACCCCTTGGGGCAATGCCGTGGTGTTGATTTGTTTTGAATCGGCCTTTTCCCACCGCAGCCGCGCTCAGGTGCAAACAGGGGGAGAATTTATTCTCAGTGTGGCCAACAATGATCCCTACCGGCAGCAGTTAATGGCACAGCACCATGCCCATGATGTCCTGCGTGCCGTTGAGGGCGATCGCTGGTTAGTGCGCGCTACCAATACCGGACTCTCTGCAGTGATTGACCCAACAGGCACCACCCGTTGGCTCTCAGACCCCGATCGCTTTGTCATTCATGCCGAAACCATCTATCGCCGCCAGAGCGTCACCCTCTATACTCGCTTTGGCGATTGGCTCCTGCCACTGTTAGCAGTGGCCACAGGGACTAGCTATAGCTCACGCGCGTTTCGACCACGAGGGTAG
- a CDS encoding DUF3598 family protein, which translates to MSSNWDNFRKNLGEWHGSFTAIAPDGTVGESVPSILSLTEVADGSRVRFQLQRFAKGLNQPATSNTVQEYATIGRQNVFFETGAFSKGSLQVAPFAEFGAEYGFVVGDRRLRFVQLFDKGQRLQSMTLIREFRAGSEATERPPLQVTHLVGRWQGTAYTVYADWRSPTESPTTLTVWQEGTVLHQSLEWQDQHLATTATLEGARLLFTDTPVPKQLLLLPDGTASLTPLQVSFREPFFVEVSWLWSDDQRQRLIRHYGDRGEWVSATLVVETRVSYS; encoded by the coding sequence ATGAGTAGTAACTGGGACAATTTTCGCAAAAACTTGGGGGAGTGGCACGGTTCCTTTACTGCCATTGCCCCTGATGGTACGGTGGGGGAATCTGTGCCGTCGATCCTCTCGTTAACGGAGGTGGCGGATGGGTCGCGGGTGCGCTTTCAACTGCAACGGTTTGCTAAGGGGTTGAATCAGCCAGCCACAAGTAACACGGTGCAGGAGTATGCCACTATTGGTCGCCAGAATGTTTTTTTTGAAACGGGGGCGTTTTCTAAGGGGTCGTTGCAGGTAGCGCCGTTCGCTGAGTTTGGGGCGGAGTATGGGTTTGTGGTGGGGGATCGGCGGCTGCGGTTTGTGCAGTTGTTTGATAAGGGGCAACGGCTACAGTCAATGACGTTGATTCGCGAGTTTCGTGCAGGTTCTGAGGCCACTGAGCGACCTCCTTTGCAGGTGACACATCTAGTGGGAAGGTGGCAGGGAACCGCTTATACGGTGTATGCGGACTGGCGATCGCCCACGGAATCACCAACAACCCTGACGGTGTGGCAAGAGGGAACAGTGCTCCACCAATCCCTTGAGTGGCAGGATCAGCATCTCGCGACCACAGCGACCCTTGAGGGGGCACGGTTGTTATTTACAGATACCCCTGTGCCCAAGCAACTGCTGCTGTTACCGGATGGTACTGCGAGTTTAACCCCACTGCAGGTCTCCTTTCGTGAGCCGTTTTTTGTCGAAGTCAGTTGGTTATGGAGCGATGATCAGCGCCAACGCCTTATCCGTCACTATGGCGATCGCGGCGAGTGGGTGAGTGCTACCCTCGTGGTCGAAACGCGCGTGAGCTATAGCTAG
- the bcp gene encoding thioredoxin-dependent thiol peroxidase has protein sequence MFLEVGSFAPLFTLPDASGTLVSLEELRGQWVILYFYPRDNTPGCTKEACGYREVAAALAQRNVTILGISPDSVASHQKFQKKFDLPFRLLSDTDTAVAQAYGSYGSKTFMGKEYLGVYRDTFLIDPEGKLAAIYRRVKPDAHIAQVLEDVARLQQG, from the coding sequence ATGTTTTTAGAGGTTGGTAGTTTTGCCCCTTTGTTTACGCTGCCAGATGCCAGTGGCACCTTAGTTAGCTTAGAGGAATTGCGAGGGCAATGGGTTATTTTGTACTTCTACCCCCGTGATAACACGCCCGGTTGCACTAAGGAAGCTTGCGGTTACCGAGAGGTGGCAGCGGCGTTAGCACAACGCAACGTCACTATTTTGGGGATTAGTCCCGATAGTGTTGCTTCGCACCAAAAGTTCCAAAAAAAGTTTGATCTGCCTTTCCGGCTTTTGTCAGATACAGACACAGCAGTCGCCCAAGCCTATGGCAGTTATGGCTCGAAAACGTTTATGGGCAAGGAGTATTTAGGGGTGTATCGCGATACGTTTCTCATTGACCCAGAGGGTAAGCTGGCTGCGATCTACCGCCGTGTTAAACCCGATGCCCATATTGCCCAAGTGCTTGAGGATGTGGCACGGTTGCAGCAGGGTTGA
- a CDS encoding carbon dioxide-concentrating mechanism protein CcmK: protein MPIAVGMIETRGFPAVVEAADAMVKAARVTLVGYEKIGSGRVTVIVRGDVSEVQASVAAGVDSAKRVNGGEVLSTHIIARPHENLEYVLPIRYTEAVEQFRN, encoded by the coding sequence ATGCCAATTGCTGTGGGAATGATTGAAACGCGCGGATTCCCCGCCGTCGTCGAAGCAGCAGACGCAATGGTAAAAGCCGCACGGGTCACCCTTGTGGGCTACGAAAAAATCGGCAGTGGTCGGGTCACGGTCATTGTCCGGGGCGATGTCTCCGAAGTGCAAGCCTCGGTGGCGGCAGGAGTTGACTCTGCCAAGCGAGTTAATGGTGGTGAGGTTCTTTCGACCCACATCATTGCCCGTCCCCACGAAAACCTTGAATACGTCTTGCCGATTCGTTACACGGAAGCGGTTGAACAGTTCCGTAACTAA
- a CDS encoding carbon dioxide-concentrating mechanism protein CcmK, with protein MAIAVGMIETLGFPAVVEAADAMVKAARVTLVGYEKIGSGRVTVIVRGDVSEVQASVAAGVENVKRVNGGQVLSTHIIARPHENLEYVLPIRYTEAVEQFRESVSGIRPMGRP; from the coding sequence ATGGCAATTGCTGTCGGAATGATTGAAACGTTGGGCTTTCCTGCTGTCGTTGAAGCGGCAGACGCAATGGTAAAAGCTGCGCGGGTTACCCTTGTGGGCTACGAAAAAATTGGTAGTGGCCGAGTCACGGTTATTGTTCGGGGTGATGTCTCAGAAGTACAGGCCTCAGTGGCGGCTGGGGTAGAAAACGTGAAGCGAGTCAACGGTGGTCAAGTGCTCTCGACCCACATCATTGCCCGTCCCCACGAGAACCTTGAGTACGTCCTGCCCATTCGCTACACCGAAGCAGTGGAGCAGTTCCGTGAAAGTGTTAGTGGCATTCGTCCGATGGGTCGCCCATAG
- a CDS encoding EutN/CcmL family microcompartment protein, which translates to MKIARVCGTVTSTQKEDTLAGVKFLVLQYLGEDGEFLPDYEVAADTVGAGQDEWVLVSRGSAARYIVNSTQRPIDAAVVAIIDTVSRDNYLLYSKRTQY; encoded by the coding sequence GTGAAAATTGCACGAGTGTGCGGCACGGTTACCAGTACTCAAAAAGAAGACACCTTAGCGGGAGTCAAGTTTTTAGTCTTGCAATATTTGGGTGAGGACGGCGAATTTTTACCCGACTACGAAGTCGCTGCGGATACAGTGGGTGCAGGACAAGACGAATGGGTGCTGGTGAGTCGAGGGAGTGCCGCCCGCTACATCGTCAACAGTACTCAGCGACCCATTGATGCAGCCGTTGTGGCCATCATTGACACCGTAAGTCGGGATAACTATTTGCTGTATAGCAAGCGTACCCAGTATTAG